CAGGCGTGATCCCAGTGATCTTCGCATCGTCTTTGATTTATATGCCAGTTCTTATTACCCAAATTGTTAACTCTGGCCGCACTGAGATTCCAGATAACTGGTGGCAAACTAAGGTTATCCAGTACCTACAAACTCCATCTTCATGGCAGTACATTGTGTTGTACTTTGCCTTGATTATCTTCTTCTCTTACTTCTATGTTTCGGTGCAGTACGATCCCAATGATCAGGCCGATAACATGAAGAAGTACGGCGGTTTTATCCCTGGTATTCGACCAGGTAAACCTACTGCAGAGTATTTAGGCTATGTGATGAACCGACTTCTTTTCGTTGGTGCACTGTACTTGGGTATTATTGCCGTTTTGCCAAACATTGCCCTGGATTTGGGAGTAGGCTCAAGTTCGGCAAGTGCCACACCATTCGGTGGTACCGCTATTTTGATTATGGTTTCGGTTGCTTTGACTACCGTTAAGCAGATCGAATCCCAGCTATTGCAAAGCAACTATGAAGGACTTCTGAAATAATGCGACTCGTACTTCTCGGCCCTCCAGGTGCAGGTAAGGGCACCCAAGCAGCTATTCTCAGTGAAAAGTTGGGTATCCCACACATTTCTACGGGTGATCTTTTCCGTGCCAATATTGGCGAAGGCACTCCCTTAGGCATCGAGGCCAAGCAGTACATTGACGCTGGTAATCTTGTTCCCACTGACGTTACCGCGCGTATGGTGAAAGCACGTCTAGAGGAATCAGATGCACAAAACGGTTTTCTTCTCGACGGCTTCCCACGCACGGTAGAACAAGCTGAACTATTAGAAGGCTTCCTTGCTGAGTTTGGTACCGCACTCGATGGTGTTATTAACTACCAGGTATCCGAAGATGTTGTAGTAGAGCGGATGCTTGCTCGTGGGCGCGCAGATGACAATGAAGAAACCATTCGTACTCGGTTGCAGGTTTATCGTAATGAGACTGCGCCACTGATCGATCATTATGGTCAGCGTATTATTTCTATTACCGCAGAAGGTAGCGTAGATGAGATTAATGCTGCGACATTGTCTGCGCTAGGAAAATAATATTTGAGTAGTTAAAGCCGAGGGCTAACGCACGATTATGCAGTTATTGCATAGCAGGCGTTGGTGCTCGGTTTTTTGTTTGCTACAGCATCGTTAGCGAAAAAAGAATTTAGCTAAATTTTATGGATAGGAAAGTAAAGTAATGGGTTTTCGTTCTAAACGTAAAGTAATTCCGGCTAAAACGCCTGGTGAACTCGATGCTATGCAAGCTGCCGGAGAAATTGTTGGCAAAGCTTTGCAGGCGGTTAAAGCAGCCGCGGCTGTGGGGGTAAGTACATTAGAGCTTGATGCAATCGCCGAAGAAGTTATTCGCTCGAATGGTGCGATCCCTACTTTTAAGGGCTATCAGGGTTTCCCGGGATCAATTTGTTCCTCAGTAAATGAGGTTATTGTGCATGGCATTCCTAATGCAGAAACCATTTTAAAAGAAGGGGATCTGGTTTCCATTGATTGTGGGGCAACTCTAGATGGCTGGGTTGGTGATTCTGCCTGGAGTTTCGGTGTGGGGGAGCTTTCGGCTGAAGCCATGGCGCTTAACCAGGCTACCGAGTGGGTGCTGATGGAAGGAATGAAAGCAATGGTGCCGGGCAATAAACTCACCGATGTTTCTTATGCATTGGAACAAGCTACCCGTAATGCTGAGAAGAAATTTGGGGTGAAATTGGGCATTGTCGACGGTTATGGTGGCCATGGGATTGGTCGGACTATGCATGAACAACCTTATTTAGCCAATGAAGGTAAGCCAGGTCGTGGTCCAGTTATTCAAGAAGGGTCAGTACTTGCAATTGAACCCATGCTTACTTTGGGGTCAGTGGATTCTTTTGTACTTGATGATGATTGGACAGTAGTCAGTGCCGATAGCTCTTGGGCGGCGCATTGGGAGCATACAGTAGCAGCTACAAAGACCGGTCCTAGAATTCTTACCCTCCGGAAGTAGCTAGAAAGCACTATCTAAAAGTGGTTGAGTCAAGCAGTTTGCTCAACCACTTTTGTTGTTTTTGTGACTTTTTCTTCGTCGATGGGGGTAATAGTTGCCATTATTTTGGCTCTTTTTGTGATTACAGGTGAAAGTTTTAAATAAATGACAGGAGTCACATTTAAGCTCGCTTTTTATTGCCATTGCTACTCTGCTTAATAATGCCGTCTGTATGTCTAGTCACTTCTTTTAATTAATGTGACGAATTTCCCATGTGTGAAAAAATTTTTAAGACACTCAGTCCCATGGGAGATCAGACATCTGATGTGATACGTGCCTTATAAATTGCGTTTCACTTGTTTTAGGAAGGGAGTTTTAGTGGTGAAATCATGCGGCCAAACAACTCGCACAGCGATTATTGCTTTTAGCGCAATCCTTGCTTTAGGTACTCAGACAATTGTGGTACCAGCGGGTAGGACACAAGATGCTTTTGATCCAGTAGCTGAACAGATCACTACACAGGGGCTTTTCGATGCTGCGCCGCCTACTACTAGTGCCCGCGGCGCCGCAGGTGAGTGGAAATTACCAGCACCTGCGAGTGAGGAAGTATTTGAAACAAAGATTATTCGTGATGCAGATCCTGAGTCGCAGCGCTGTTTCCGTATCCCAGCTATTGCTACCGCAGCAGATGGAACACTATTAGTGGCGTTTGATAATCGCTATGGGCCAGGTGAACAAAGCAAAACCTGGTGTCGTGATGCGCCATATGAAAATATGAAGCATAACCAGTAAGAATGGCAAACAGATATTGAACTTTATCGTTCCACGGATTCTGGACAAACCTTTATCCCCAGCGGCTTTATTGCCCAGGGCACTAAGGATCCGCGCCGTTTGTCTTATACTGACCCATCATTAGTAGTTGATCGTCAAACCGGAAAGATATTTTCTTTCTTTGTGCGCGGTTATGACTATCGCTTTTTTGATTCTCGCGAGGGAGTAAACTCTGCTGATCCAAATGCAGAAATCACCCGTCGTGATGTACAAGATACCGTCGTTATTGAGTCGGATGATAATGGATTAACCTGGTCAAATCTGCGAGTTATTAGTGGTTTAACCGAAAAAATTCAGGTGAAAGCTCGCCCCGGTGAAGAGGTCTTAGGTAAAGGTCGCTTTGTTACCTCTGGTGCTGGAATTCAGCTGAAATATGGTGAACATGCTGGGCGGCTATTAGTTCCTATCGCGGTTAATACAAACTATCGGGGTCGTCATAGTGTTGTTAACCTGGCTATATATTCCGATGATCACGGAGTGACTTGGAATGTTGGTGAAGGTATTGGCGGCGACGGCAATTTCGGCGGTGACGAGAACAAGCTCGTCGAGTTATCTGATGGTCGTATTATGATGAACTCTAAAGATAACGATAAAGACCGTTGGGTTGCATACTCGAGCGATCAGGGTGAACACTGGTCAGATCCAGCACGAATCATTACTGCGCCACCACAATATCCTCAGAACCGAAACAAAGGAATTAATGTGGGACTGATTCGTGCTTACCCTAATGCTCCCGAAGGAAGTGCCGCTGCACGCGTCCTTTTATACTCGGCACCCATTGACCTAAGGCAACGTGGTAATGACGGACGCTCAAATGGCTGGGTAATGGCCTCCTGCGACGATGGTAAGACCTGGCCATATGCTAAGCAAATTGATTCCGGTCGGTTCCAATATTCGGTAATGACTCCGATGGAAGATGGCAATATCGGTATGGTTTATGAATCAGGAACCAAAGAAAAAGGTATGACGCTTAATTTTGCTCGATTCAATATGGCCTGGTTGGGTGCAGATTGTTTGAGCAATAAAGCTTTGGGTATTACCGATCTTCCCGACCCGGAGCTAGAGAAAGCCATTGCAGAAGCAAAAGCCGCTACCGCAAAAGCTGCCGAAGCTACTATGAAAGTGCTTGGGCTAACCAAGAAATTAGAAAATGCTGAAAACGATAAGACGGAATTAGAACAAGCACTTGCTGAAGCTAAAGAAGCTGCACAACAAGCTGCCGATGCCGCTGAAAAAGCCAATGCTAAACTAAAAGCAGCTGAAAAATCTTCGGAAGAAGCACGTCAGGCAGCTGAGAAAGCCGCGCAAGAAGCCAAAGCATTAAGTGAACAGTTGTCCAAGTTGGAAACTGAATTAACTAAAGCGAGAAATCAAGCCAAAGCACTCGCCGAGGCTAAAGAAGCAGCAGAAATTGCAAGAAAAGCTGCTGAAGAAGCTCTGCGGTTAGAAAAAGAAAAGAACAGCAATAACGCTAAGAACAATGTATGGGGAAATATTTTTAAAGTTTTGCTGGTAGCTGTGCCAATTTTAGGTATTTTCTTAAGCGCTGTAGCCACCCAGTGGCGTATGATTCAAAAAATACTTGGTCTATAACCATTGAATAGCTGGGTTAAAAATGGGAAGTGCATCACCGTTTTGGTAGCGGTGATGCATTTTTGGCTACATGTCGCCATATATAAAAAATGCAGGAAAATATTAAGTTTTATTGTGTTAGTGCAATCGCACTCGGCGATGGTTTCTTTAGTTTTCACTCAGTCGGGATATAGTAACGACATGTCTTATACGGTTCGTTCTTCGAAAACTGCTGTTCGTCGCCGTTTATCCGCGATGGTTGCAACTGTGGCAACTGCTACCGCAGTGCTATGGGGGCAAGCCACTGTTGCTTCTGCAGAAGATCTTGGCTCAAGTAATATAAAGAATTCGATTGAACAGCAGCTAGCGAATGTGGATCGTTCTACCCGTGACGGTGCTTGGCAATTGCGCATGTCTTTGCATGCTCAAGCTGATGCGGGCTTATCTGCTGAGGCTGCTGCTGTAGTAAAGCGCAATGTCGATAATGTCATTAATCTTGCGTTTCCTGGTCTCATCCAGCAACGTAGTGTTCCAGTGGTGGTACCTGCTCCTAAACCAGTAGAACCAGCACAACCAGCTTTTGATACTGGCTTATGCCCAGCACATGCTCGTGCCTGCATTGATCTCGCAGGCCAACGTTCTTGGCTACAAGAAAATGGACAGGTTAGTTATGGTGCAGTTCCTATTTCTAGTGGTCGGGTAGGTTATGAAACCCCAAAGGGTGCTTTCCGGGTTAATCGTAAGATTAAAGATGAAATTTCTCGAGAATTTAATAATGCGCCAATGCCGTACTCAGTGTATTTCACCAATAACGGCATAGCCTTCCATGAAGGAAGTCCACAGGTGGCATCACACGGCTGTATCCATCTTAACCACAAGGATGCGGTGACCTTCTTTAATCAGTTGCACATCGGTGATGTAGTTTACGTTTATTAATCAGCATTTTAATGCCCACAATATAAATCAGGTGGTAACTAATAATTAGTTACCACCTGATTTATAGTTTGTGTTAAGTCAAGCGTCGTTAAGCATTGGGAAGTGATAAACACCCAGTGCGACTCAGTTGGCTTTTCTGATAAAAAACTGTATTGTTGTTTGATGGTGTACTGCCAAAAGGGTAAACACCTGTAGTTAGCAGTGATTATACGACATCACAATATTGAAGTGGCACAACACTTTAATACTGATGATAGGAATGTGGAGTCTATGGCAAAAGAAGGCGCAATTGAGGTTGAGGGCAAGATTATCGAGCCACTACCTAATGCAATGTTCCGTGTCGAGCTAGACAATGGACATAAAGTACTTGCTCACATCAGTGGTAAGATGCGCCAGCACTATATCCGTATCCTTCCTGAGGATCGCGTTGTTGTAGAGCTGTCTCCGTATGATCTCACTCGTGGTCGTATCGTTTACCGCTACAAATAATATTAAGCCTCCGTGCTTCCAAGGCGTTCATTATTTATGATGAACGCTGCTTTACCTTTGGCTGCGGTGGCCAAAGCCTTAAGGATCTTTTGTCCACAGTCCGGCTCCGACCGGGCGAAGTACGAAATTGTTGAGGACGAGCATGGAGAAAACCACCGTAACAACCGGAAAGGTTATGCCTTATGGCACGTCTAGCTGGAGTTGACCTCCCGCGCAATAAGCGCATGGAGGTTGCACTCACTTATATTTACGGCATCGGCCCAGCCCGCGCCGCACAACTGCTTGAAGAGACCGGAATCTCTCCAGATCTGCGCACCGATAACTTGACCGACGAGCAGATTGCTGCTCTTCGTGACGTTATCGAAGCTACTTGGAAGGTGGAGGGTGACCTTCGCCGCCAGGTTCAGGCTGATATTCGTCGCAAGATCGAAATCGGCTGCTACCAGGGACTCCGCCACCGTCGTGGCCTTCCTGTTCGTGGTCAGCGTACCAAGACCAACGCTCGTACGCGTAAGGGTCCTAAGAAGACGATCGCCGGAAAGAAGAAGTAATTCATGCCTCCTAAAGCACGTAGTGGCGCACGCCGTACCGGCCGTCGCGTTGTAAAAAAGAATGTGGCCGCAGGTCACGCATATATCAAGTCCACCTTCAACAACACCATTGTTTCCATCACGGATCCATCCGGTGCTGTTATCTCTTGGGCATCCTCTGGCCACGTTGGTTTCAAGGGTTCTCGTAAGTCTACTCCATTCGCTGCTCAGCTTGCTGCTGAAAACGCTGCCCGTAAGGCAATGGATCACGGCATGAAGAAGGTTGACGTATTCGTCAAAGGCCCAGGTTCGGGTCGAGAGACTGCAATTCGTTCGCTCCAGGCTGCTGGCCTGGAGGTCACCTCAATTTCTGATGTGACCCCTCAGCCATTCAACGGCTGCCGCCCACCGAAGCGTCGTCGCGTATAAGAAAGGAACAGGTAACTTACAATGGCTCGTTATACTGGCCCAGCAACCCGTAAGTCCCGTCGTCTCCGCGTCGACCTTGTCGGCGGAGACAAGGCATTCCAGCGTCGTCCTTACCCACCAGGGCAAGCTGGCCGTGCTCGCATTAAAGAGTCCGAGTATCTTTTGCAGCTACAAGAGAAGCAGAAGGCAAAGTACACCTACGGCGTACTGGAGAAGCAGTTCCGTCGTTACTATGCCGAAGCTAACCGCTTGCCAGGTAAGACCGGTGAAAATCTGGTTATCTTGCTAGAGTCCCGTCTCGATAACGTTGTTTACCGTGCCGGTCTAGCACGTACCCGTCGTCAGGCTCGTCAGCTTGTTTCTCACGGTCACTTCACCGTTAATGGCAAGAAGGTTAACGTTCCTTCTTACCGTGTCTCTCGTTATGACATCGTCGACGTTCGCGAGAAATCGCAGAAGATGGTGTGGTTCGAAGAGGCTCAGGAAAACCTGGTCGACGCAGTCGTACCAGCATGGATCCAGGTTGTTCCTGCAACCTTGCGCATTCTCGTGCACCAGTTGCCAGAGCGCGCTCAGATCGACGTTCCACTGCAAGAGCAGCTCATCGTCGAGCTTTACTCGAAGTAATTCTTTGTTCAGCAGGTGCGTTGATCACTGTGCTGAACGGAATCTTCTTCACACACCCATCCTTTTAATACATCGTGATTCGTCAAATAGTGGGCGAGTCAAAAGGAGAATTTCATGCTCATTTCTCAGCGTCCTACCTTGACCGAGGAAATTGTTGGTGATGCCCGTTCCAAGTTCACCATTGAACCTTTGGAGCCAGGCTTTGGCTATACCCTTGGTAATTCGCTGCGTCGCACACTGTTGTCATCTATTCCAGGTGCAGCAGTAACCAGCATCAAGATTGATGGTGTGCTTCATGAGTTCACCACGATCAATGGTGTTAAGGAAGATGTTTCCGACATCATTCTCAACATTAAGAGCTTGGTTCTTTCCTCTGACTCTGATGAGCCAGTAGTAATGTACCTGCGCTCTGAGGGCGCTGGCATTGTAACCGCTGGTGACATTGAGCCACCTGCAGGAGTGGAGATTCACAATCCAGATCTGCACTTGGCTACCCTCAATGAGCAGGGTCGTCTGGAAATCGAAATGGTTGTTGAACGTGGCCGCGGTTATGTTCCAGCAACCATGTTCAATGGTAATAACGAGATCGGTCGCATTCCTGTGGACCAGATCTATTCTCCGGTTTTGAAGGTGAGCTATAAAGTCGAAGCTACTCGTGTTGAGCAGCGCACCGACTTCGATCGCCTGATTATCGATGTTGAAACCAAGAATTCCATGGCACCTCGCGATGCACTAGCATCAGCAGGCAAGACCCTGGTGGAGCTGTTCGGTCTCGCCCGCGAGCTCAACACCGCTGCCGAGGGTATTGAAATCGGTCCATCCCCACAGGAAACCGAGTACATTGCTGCCTATAGTATGCCTATTGAAGATTTGAACTTCTCCGTTCGCTCTTATAACTGCCTGAAGCGTCAGGAAATCCACACTGTTGGAGCACTTGCCGAGTGCAGTGAATCCGATCTGTTGGATATTCGTAACTTTGGTCAGAAGTCGATCAACGAGGTAAAGATCAAGCTTGCTAACCTAGGCTTGACCCTAAAGGATGCGCCTGAGGATTTCGATCCTACCCAGCTCGAAGGTTACGACGCCGCTACCGGTGATTATCGTGATCCTTCTGCGGAAGATTCCGAGTAAAAAGCCTAATGAAGAACTGGTTTCGGCCAGTTCACGCGCTCACTTAATCCGTACACGAGGAGTACACAATGCCTACCCCTAAGAAGGGCGCCCGTCTCGGCGGTTCCGCGAGCCACCAGAAGCATATTCTGTCGAACCTTGCGGCTCAGTTGTTCGAGCACGGCGCAATCAAGACCACCGATGCTAAGGCTAAGATGCTGCGTCCTTACGCAGAGAAGCTCATCACCAAAGCTAAGAGTGGCACCGTTGCCGATCGTCGCAACGTTTTAAAGCTTGTTCCAAACAAGGAAGTTGTTACCTACTTGTTCAACGAGCTTGCCCCTAAGTTTGAGAATCGTGCTGGTGGCTACACCCGTATTATCAAGCTAGAGAACCGTAAGGGCGATAACGCTCCTATGAGCCAGATCTCGCTTGTTCTCGAAGAGACTGTTTCTGCTGAAGCTACTCGCGCAACCCGCGCAGCAGCTTCCAAGAAAGCTGAGGAAAAGGCCGCAGAAGAAGCTGTGGAAGAAACCAAGGCTGAAGAAGTAGCAGTCGAAGAGACTGAAGCAGAAGAGAAATAATCTCTTTAGCCCTAAGAGCAAGGACACCCTCGGGTGTCCTTTTTCTTTATTCTTGCCTAGAATTACAACAATGAGACGACTCCAGTTG
This DNA window, taken from Corynebacterium kutscheri, encodes the following:
- a CDS encoding adenylate kinase codes for the protein MRLVLLGPPGAGKGTQAAILSEKLGIPHISTGDLFRANIGEGTPLGIEAKQYIDAGNLVPTDVTARMVKARLEESDAQNGFLLDGFPRTVEQAELLEGFLAEFGTALDGVINYQVSEDVVVERMLARGRADDNEETIRTRLQVYRNETAPLIDHYGQRIISITAEGSVDEINAATLSALGK
- the map gene encoding type I methionyl aminopeptidase translates to MGFRSKRKVIPAKTPGELDAMQAAGEIVGKALQAVKAAAAVGVSTLELDAIAEEVIRSNGAIPTFKGYQGFPGSICSSVNEVIVHGIPNAETILKEGDLVSIDCGATLDGWVGDSAWSFGVGELSAEAMALNQATEWVLMEGMKAMVPGNKLTDVSYALEQATRNAEKKFGVKLGIVDGYGGHGIGRTMHEQPYLANEGKPGRGPVIQEGSVLAIEPMLTLGSVDSFVLDDDWTVVSADSSWAAHWEHTVAATKTGPRILTLRK
- a CDS encoding L,D-transpeptidase — protein: MSYTVRSSKTAVRRRLSAMVATVATATAVLWGQATVASAEDLGSSNIKNSIEQQLANVDRSTRDGAWQLRMSLHAQADAGLSAEAAAVVKRNVDNVINLAFPGLIQQRSVPVVVPAPKPVEPAQPAFDTGLCPAHARACIDLAGQRSWLQENGQVSYGAVPISSGRVGYETPKGAFRVNRKIKDEISREFNNAPMPYSVYFTNNGIAFHEGSPQVASHGCIHLNHKDAVTFFNQLHIGDVVYVY
- the infA gene encoding translation initiation factor IF-1 is translated as MAKEGAIEVEGKIIEPLPNAMFRVELDNGHKVLAHISGKMRQHYIRILPEDRVVVELSPYDLTRGRIVYRYK
- the rpsM gene encoding 30S ribosomal protein S13, encoding MARLAGVDLPRNKRMEVALTYIYGIGPARAAQLLEETGISPDLRTDNLTDEQIAALRDVIEATWKVEGDLRRQVQADIRRKIEIGCYQGLRHRRGLPVRGQRTKTNARTRKGPKKTIAGKKK
- the rpsK gene encoding 30S ribosomal protein S11 → MPPKARSGARRTGRRVVKKNVAAGHAYIKSTFNNTIVSITDPSGAVISWASSGHVGFKGSRKSTPFAAQLAAENAARKAMDHGMKKVDVFVKGPGSGRETAIRSLQAAGLEVTSISDVTPQPFNGCRPPKRRRV
- the rpsD gene encoding 30S ribosomal protein S4, translating into MARYTGPATRKSRRLRVDLVGGDKAFQRRPYPPGQAGRARIKESEYLLQLQEKQKAKYTYGVLEKQFRRYYAEANRLPGKTGENLVILLESRLDNVVYRAGLARTRRQARQLVSHGHFTVNGKKVNVPSYRVSRYDIVDVREKSQKMVWFEEAQENLVDAVVPAWIQVVPATLRILVHQLPERAQIDVPLQEQLIVELYSK
- a CDS encoding DNA-directed RNA polymerase subunit alpha; the encoded protein is MLISQRPTLTEEIVGDARSKFTIEPLEPGFGYTLGNSLRRTLLSSIPGAAVTSIKIDGVLHEFTTINGVKEDVSDIILNIKSLVLSSDSDEPVVMYLRSEGAGIVTAGDIEPPAGVEIHNPDLHLATLNEQGRLEIEMVVERGRGYVPATMFNGNNEIGRIPVDQIYSPVLKVSYKVEATRVEQRTDFDRLIIDVETKNSMAPRDALASAGKTLVELFGLARELNTAAEGIEIGPSPQETEYIAAYSMPIEDLNFSVRSYNCLKRQEIHTVGALAECSESDLLDIRNFGQKSINEVKIKLANLGLTLKDAPEDFDPTQLEGYDAATGDYRDPSAEDSE
- the rplQ gene encoding 50S ribosomal protein L17, with the protein product MPTPKKGARLGGSASHQKHILSNLAAQLFEHGAIKTTDAKAKMLRPYAEKLITKAKSGTVADRRNVLKLVPNKEVVTYLFNELAPKFENRAGGYTRIIKLENRKGDNAPMSQISLVLEETVSAEATRATRAAASKKAEEKAAEEAVEETKAEEVAVEETEAEEK